The following proteins are encoded in a genomic region of Nicotiana sylvestris chromosome 4, ASM39365v2, whole genome shotgun sequence:
- the LOC104219203 gene encoding classical arabinogalactan protein 4-like — translation MASSTSFKIFLLLALFATSCIAQSPVPAPKISPTASPTPTPAPAMSPPTPTPTTSPTPTLGPSPSSLPVSPSSPTPAGPGASPAGQPAADVPPAPNSGNRAVFGGAAFAGALIVVALL, via the coding sequence ATGGCTTCTTCCACAAGCTTCAAAATTTTCTTACTTTTAGCTCTTTTCGCCACTTCATGCATAGCTCAATCCCCTGTTCCAGCACCTAAAATCTCGCCCACCGCTTCACCAACTCCGACACCGGCGCCGGCAATGTCGCCGCCGACTCCAACTCCGACCACCTCACCAACTCCAACCCTAGGACCTTCACCATCATCTCTCCCTGTTTCTCCATCTTCACCAACCCCCGCCGGACCTGGTGCTTCTCCGGCAGGTCAGCCCGCCGCCGACGTCCCACCGGCACCTAACTCCGGTAACAGAGCTGTCTTTGGTGGAGCTGCATTTGCTGGAGCTCTCATTGTTGTTGCTTTGTTGTAG